A region from the Treponema pallidum subsp. pallidum str. Nichols genome encodes:
- the dut gene encoding dUTP diphosphatase, protein MIRVRAVVYPGASFPEYQTLGSSGADLRAFLPGGPLEVHPLGRVLVPTGVCVELPVGLEMQIRPRSGLALEYGVTVLNSPGTIDADYRGEIRVLLVNLGLAAFVVSHGDRIAQAVISSVLRVEYVRSGSISLTERGKGGYGSTGVL, encoded by the coding sequence AGCTTCTTTTCCCGAGTACCAGACGTTAGGCTCAAGTGGAGCCGATTTGCGGGCCTTTCTTCCCGGAGGACCGCTTGAGGTTCATCCCCTGGGCCGGGTTCTCGTCCCCACGGGTGTTTGTGTGGAGCTTCCTGTGGGGTTGGAGATGCAAATTCGTCCCCGCTCTGGGTTAGCACTCGAATACGGAGTGACGGTTTTAAATTCCCCGGGAACGATAGACGCTGACTACCGGGGGGAAATACGCGTGTTGCTTGTCAACCTTGGGCTAGCTGCTTTCGTAGTCTCCCATGGAGATCGTATCGCGCAGGCGGTGATTTCTTCTGTGCTCCGTGTTGAATATGTGCGCTCCGGTAGTATCTCGCTGACTGAACGGGGAAAAGGAGGGTACGGATCCACAGGGGTTCTGTAG
- a CDS encoding LptF/LptG family permease — protein sequence MKILQVYMLDMFLPIFFLVLVCASMILDAIDILVNLTQFISNGYRFSSLVKIWYVSIPHYVLLCCPLSVLFAATYTVRILYVQNEFLAIHFGGLSFFSIVGPWFGFMCFLAIGIFAFDNSVVVVSQSKKDEIIARTVSYAQGNSENDVVASSFDGKIISIAGAYHRGQKVLVDMLVIMKNSNGTIQKLIEAHTAHWQKDRWVLIKPVVYTITHEMKLMVSEYLDSFELREPLELFDHQDFLTKGMSIQKIKETLHTLKYASKPHRELSIRFYKKFYFPLTMCIMLCLSFLTGSFLKKRSLIMYIFCSVVLASAYYVVEMTSIVCAREEYFSPFWGVFFPVLTFLFLIFYVWCAGFMQERQYRASSLRQSVCL from the coding sequence ATGAAAATACTGCAGGTGTATATGTTGGACATGTTCTTACCAATTTTTTTTCTAGTGCTCGTGTGTGCGAGTATGATTCTCGATGCTATTGATATTCTGGTTAATCTTACGCAGTTTATTTCGAATGGGTATCGTTTTTCTTCTTTGGTGAAGATATGGTATGTATCTATCCCACATTATGTACTGCTGTGCTGTCCTTTGTCTGTGCTTTTTGCTGCAACGTATACTGTGCGAATCTTGTATGTCCAAAATGAATTTCTTGCCATCCATTTCGGTGGGTTATCTTTTTTTAGTATCGTAGGCCCGTGGTTTGGTTTTATGTGTTTCTTAGCAATTGGAATATTTGCATTTGACAATAGTGTGGTAGTTGTTTCTCAGTCAAAAAAGGATGAAATCATTGCACGTACTGTGAGCTATGCTCAGGGGAATAGTGAAAATGACGTTGTTGCTTCTTCTTTTGATGGTAAGATAATCTCCATTGCGGGTGCGTATCACAGAGGACAAAAGGTGCTCGTTGATATGTTAGTTATTATGAAAAATAGTAACGGTACTATTCAGAAGCTTATCGAAGCACACACTGCACATTGGCAGAAAGACAGGTGGGTTCTTATAAAACCGGTTGTATATACTATCACTCATGAAATGAAACTTATGGTTTCTGAATATCTTGATTCTTTCGAGTTGAGAGAACCGCTTGAATTATTTGATCATCAGGATTTTTTAACAAAAGGTATGTCCATCCAGAAAATAAAAGAGACGCTTCATACGTTAAAATATGCGTCAAAGCCTCATAGAGAGTTGTCAATCCGATTCTACAAGAAATTTTATTTTCCTCTTACGATGTGCATTATGCTCTGTTTGTCCTTTTTGACAGGTTCTTTTCTAAAAAAGAGATCGCTCATCATGTACATCTTTTGTAGTGTAGTCCTTGCAAGCGCATACTATGTTGTTGAAATGACGAGTATCGTCTGTGCGAGGGAAGAATATTTTTCTCCATTTTGGGGAGTGTTTTTTCCCGTCTTGACGTTTTTGTTTTTGATCTTTTACGTGTGGTGTGCTGGATTCATGCAGGAAAGACAGTATCGTGCATCTTCGCTCAGACAGTCCGTCTGTCTTTAA
- a CDS encoding ATP-binding cassette domain-containing protein — MEVLRVTSLTKHYGSRRHPVRGCEDVTFCVERGQVCGILGLNGAGKSTVLRVIGGLIHPSSGEVYACHCSLSRYPVGYRRHIGVLHEQNPLYADMTVEQHILFVARIFQLADGEARTAEMIELFQLQSVAHRRVRNLSKGYKQRVGLAQALVHRPKLLVLDEPLSGLDIVYLKEFHKEIVAQNNNLAVVFSTHAVQEIEALCDVFVLLHAGHVLFSGNRAQIAARIVREFPEKKQTVALHLETGTFIAFVFEQYMQWQSAQDAACYAV, encoded by the coding sequence ATGGAAGTACTTCGTGTAACCAGTTTAACGAAACATTATGGCTCCAGGCGCCATCCGGTACGTGGGTGTGAAGACGTAACCTTTTGTGTTGAAAGGGGACAGGTGTGCGGGATATTGGGGTTGAACGGTGCAGGGAAAAGCACTGTACTTCGCGTGATTGGTGGGTTGATTCATCCGTCTTCGGGGGAAGTGTATGCGTGTCATTGTTCTTTATCACGCTACCCGGTAGGGTATCGGCGTCATATTGGTGTTCTGCATGAGCAGAATCCGCTATACGCAGATATGACGGTTGAGCAACATATTCTTTTTGTTGCCCGCATATTTCAACTTGCCGATGGGGAGGCACGCACCGCTGAAATGATAGAATTATTCCAGTTGCAGTCTGTTGCACACAGACGTGTGCGCAATCTTTCTAAAGGATATAAACAGAGGGTTGGGCTTGCGCAGGCATTGGTACACCGTCCCAAACTCCTTGTCTTAGATGAGCCTCTTTCTGGTTTGGATATTGTATATCTGAAGGAATTCCATAAAGAGATTGTTGCGCAAAACAATAATCTTGCTGTGGTGTTTTCTACGCACGCGGTGCAGGAGATCGAAGCGTTGTGCGACGTGTTTGTCTTATTGCATGCAGGACATGTTCTTTTCTCAGGAAATAGAGCGCAAATAGCAGCGCGCATCGTGCGAGAATTTCCTGAGAAAAAGCAAACAGTAGCATTGCACCTTGAAACAGGAACCTTTATCGCTTTTGTATTTGAGCAGTATATGCAATGGCAGAGTGCACAGGATGCTGCGTGCTATGCAGTGTAA
- a CDS encoding LptF/LptG family permease produces the protein MLFVYVCEVVFKHILVGVLCFFLVFFVNNVLLFAQTLLTKHVSAADVVRLLLYSIPAALIYVTPFAVLVGSLLGLGRLRNNLELLALQVLGVSPRFLIFPLLSIGLCSALFVFVFSDVVVPASFIRLRQVYWRVLSSVPSLGFESHTTRKHNGVILSVGEVFHSVMYQLLIVDKSDSRSLKVVSSRKSVLESSADQTVPFTIRMHDPCMLIVYRTRPRICDLIYGGRADYHVHTQQTQPEYFMGLGPGGFSTCSLYREIQEKIKAKENPRHIATYQLEFQKKFSHPISVVLFIFLSFGLSTLSNISSQGKGFVGGLIVVLGYWIISIGGQELALRLSIVPSLALWIPNAALFFTALILSMRKSAV, from the coding sequence GTGCTTTTTGTGTACGTGTGCGAGGTAGTGTTCAAACACATCCTGGTGGGCGTGCTGTGCTTTTTCTTGGTTTTTTTTGTGAACAACGTACTGCTTTTTGCGCAGACATTACTTACCAAGCACGTGAGCGCTGCGGACGTGGTCCGGCTGTTGCTGTATTCCATTCCCGCTGCGTTGATTTACGTTACTCCTTTTGCCGTGTTGGTCGGTTCCCTCTTGGGGTTGGGGCGGCTGCGTAACAACCTTGAACTGCTTGCGCTGCAAGTGCTGGGCGTTTCGCCGCGGTTTTTGATATTCCCTCTTTTGTCGATTGGTTTGTGCAGTGCGCTTTTTGTATTTGTTTTTAGCGACGTGGTGGTACCTGCAAGCTTTATACGATTAAGGCAGGTGTATTGGCGCGTACTCAGTTCCGTGCCATCCTTGGGATTTGAATCTCACACAACTAGAAAACACAATGGGGTTATACTGTCGGTTGGTGAAGTATTTCACTCCGTTATGTATCAACTTTTAATTGTCGACAAAAGCGATTCCCGTAGTTTGAAGGTTGTGAGTAGTAGAAAGTCCGTACTCGAATCGAGCGCAGATCAAACTGTACCGTTTACGATACGAATGCATGATCCTTGTATGCTCATTGTATATCGCACCCGCCCCCGTATTTGCGATCTCATTTACGGTGGAAGAGCTGACTATCACGTGCATACGCAGCAAACACAACCAGAGTATTTTATGGGATTGGGGCCGGGTGGCTTTTCGACCTGTAGTTTATACCGGGAGATACAGGAAAAAATAAAAGCAAAGGAAAACCCGAGACATATCGCGACGTACCAATTGGAATTCCAAAAAAAATTTTCTCACCCGATAAGCGTAGTGCTTTTTATTTTTTTGTCTTTTGGTTTGAGTACACTTAGCAATATTTCTTCCCAGGGGAAAGGATTTGTAGGAGGGCTTATTGTTGTACTAGGGTATTGGATTATCTCTATCGGAGGACAAGAACTTGCGTTGAGGCTTAGTATTGTTCCTTCCCTTGCACTGTGGATTCCAAACGCCGCATTGTTTTTTACTGCATTGATTTTGTCAATGAGAAAATCTGCAGTATGA
- a CDS encoding HEAT repeat domain-containing protein, translating to MERRGNGVKGSSLFVHYCSVHVAILFLGRGVPMFAKETGTQHVQEQERHIDITDEKTVLLKKRMNTIKYGLVSDIISLIEELKKENNASLNETLCMLCGRTKSSELKALLFDFFLFQKNDCAQSVAVDVLQQVTEHNPMVVKSAIRYISGLEARELTPLLREVLSSEVSQYADECIVALGNMGSTEDSEFLVRYYENIHFDDDKKTLIRKQNVMAALEQLHAEHAFDFFKLVVMSSEENSVVRASAAVGLAGIGRSDAVEILSVLSEESDPILRIASIKGAGLLDTDEARNIVIEGFRDTHYRARLEALAVAERVLCASYFPYVLYRAQSDPVDAVLHKAVDLVAKYNLGEGNDWLRDVLLDEKKSDTLRARVAAAGMQYTISALYQHIEKVMLDVVLNDTKKQLRYALGKAFAKTRTELGQTIAAAYLASKDVLTVGIGLDMYQTNQYSALSEHIEKIAGDNKFGALQAKARQILARQKKES from the coding sequence ATGGAACGGAGGGGAAATGGGGTGAAAGGGAGCAGTCTTTTCGTGCACTACTGTAGCGTGCATGTAGCAATCCTTTTCTTAGGGAGGGGTGTCCCCATGTTTGCTAAGGAAACGGGAACGCAGCACGTGCAAGAACAGGAGCGTCATATAGATATCACTGATGAGAAAACGGTTCTTCTAAAGAAAAGGATGAATACCATCAAGTATGGATTAGTTTCTGATATTATCTCCTTGATAGAAGAGTTAAAGAAGGAAAATAACGCCTCATTAAACGAAACGTTGTGTATGTTGTGCGGACGCACAAAAAGTTCTGAATTAAAGGCGTTGTTGTTTGATTTTTTCTTGTTTCAGAAAAATGATTGTGCGCAGTCTGTTGCGGTGGATGTATTGCAACAGGTAACGGAACATAATCCGATGGTAGTTAAGTCAGCGATACGATACATCTCAGGTCTTGAGGCGAGAGAGTTGACTCCTTTATTAAGGGAAGTGTTGAGCAGTGAAGTGTCTCAGTATGCTGATGAATGCATTGTCGCACTTGGAAACATGGGGAGTACGGAAGATTCCGAATTTTTAGTGAGGTATTATGAGAATATTCATTTCGATGACGATAAAAAGACGTTGATCAGGAAACAAAACGTTATGGCAGCTCTTGAGCAGTTGCATGCTGAGCATGCTTTTGATTTTTTTAAACTGGTGGTAATGAGCTCGGAGGAAAATAGTGTCGTTCGAGCTTCTGCTGCTGTAGGACTGGCAGGTATTGGACGTTCCGATGCGGTGGAAATATTATCCGTGTTATCTGAGGAGTCAGATCCTATTCTGAGAATAGCCTCGATTAAAGGAGCAGGTTTGCTCGATACAGATGAAGCGCGTAATATTGTCATTGAAGGTTTTAGGGATACACATTACAGAGCAAGACTAGAGGCATTAGCAGTTGCAGAACGGGTGTTGTGTGCGTCGTATTTCCCGTATGTTTTGTACCGGGCACAGTCTGATCCCGTTGATGCGGTGTTACATAAGGCTGTTGATCTTGTTGCTAAATATAATCTTGGGGAAGGAAATGATTGGCTACGTGATGTCCTCCTGGATGAGAAAAAAAGCGACACACTGCGTGCACGCGTTGCTGCAGCAGGGATGCAATATACCATCAGTGCTTTGTATCAGCATATCGAGAAGGTAATGCTTGATGTTGTTCTCAACGATACGAAAAAACAGTTGAGGTACGCCCTGGGGAAAGCATTTGCAAAGACACGTACTGAGTTGGGACAGACAATAGCAGCTGCTTACCTCGCATCAAAGGATGTGTTAACCGTGGGTATTGGACTTGATATGTATCAAACAAATCAGTATTCAGCTCTTTCTGAGCACATAGAAAAAATAGCGGGGGATAATAAGTTTGGAGCTCTACAAGCAAAGGCAAGGCAAATTTTAGCACGTCAAAAAAAAGAATCGTGA